One window of the Leucobacter komagatae genome contains the following:
- a CDS encoding Cpe/LpqF family protein (Related to clavulanate biosynthesis protein Cpe, which has an isomerase-like N-terminal domain and a beta-lactamase-like C-terminal domain.), which yields MRAPLTSLSQYQTSRRRAGGAAAALAITAGLLLSGCTSPSAAPETSDPGGVVVIPETAAAGQIEWALGLLNADTDVTVDQLEGRFTKEFLAQVSVEDLAAQLNEGVRPLKPFKTTAYTDVSDVLGAARITAANSESFSLEVRVEPDGTISEMLIRPAAN from the coding sequence ATGCGCGCACCACTCACCTCGCTCTCGCAGTACCAAACTTCGCGCCGGCGCGCGGGTGGCGCAGCTGCGGCGCTCGCGATCACGGCGGGTCTCCTGCTATCGGGCTGCACGTCGCCGAGCGCGGCCCCCGAGACGAGCGACCCGGGCGGCGTCGTCGTGATCCCGGAGACCGCGGCGGCGGGCCAGATCGAGTGGGCTCTCGGCCTGCTGAACGCCGATACCGACGTGACCGTCGACCAGCTCGAGGGCCGGTTCACGAAGGAGTTCCTCGCGCAGGTGTCGGTGGAAGATCTCGCGGCGCAGCTGAACGAGGGCGTTCGACCCCTGAAGCCCTTTAAGACCACTGCGTACACCGATGTGAGCGACGTGCTTGGCGCGGCACGAATCACCGCCGCGAACTCCGAATCGTTCTCGCTCGAGGTGCGGGTCGAGCCCGACGGCACGATCTCCGAGATGCTGATCCGCCCGGCAGCGAACTAG
- a CDS encoding TetR/AcrR family transcriptional regulator encodes MSDRNAPPQTTAAASPQATAVRYLTEHGYEQTTTSSLADAIGMSRSTFFRRFGSKEDVVFADHDLALSQLQEQLDASELSASATIAQGTLEVSRVLTRDPVTARMRSQLLRSTPLLRERELVITHRYERMFQRYLARVAAPGTPDWGSIAAAAAIVAVHNAALRRWMKFGDNHAFEELERELTDLLGRFAPWFGGERGASRVVVTSFSTDIAPEDVLRAVAAQLS; translated from the coding sequence ATGAGCGACAGGAACGCGCCCCCGCAGACAACGGCAGCGGCGTCACCGCAGGCGACAGCGGTGCGCTACCTCACCGAGCACGGCTACGAGCAGACAACGACGAGCAGCCTTGCTGACGCGATCGGCATGAGTCGCAGCACCTTTTTCAGGCGGTTCGGCAGCAAGGAAGACGTCGTCTTCGCCGACCACGACCTCGCGCTCAGCCAGCTGCAGGAGCAGCTCGATGCCTCAGAGCTCAGCGCGTCGGCGACCATCGCCCAGGGCACACTCGAGGTCTCGCGCGTACTCACGCGCGACCCCGTGACCGCCAGGATGCGCTCGCAGCTGCTCCGCAGCACTCCCCTACTCCGCGAGCGCGAGCTCGTCATCACTCACCGCTACGAGCGCATGTTCCAGCGCTACCTCGCGCGGGTCGCCGCCCCTGGCACCCCGGACTGGGGTTCGATCGCTGCCGCCGCCGCGATCGTCGCCGTTCACAACGCCGCGCTGCGCCGCTGGATGAAGTTCGGTGACAATCACGCGTTCGAAGAGCTCGAGCGCGAACTGACTGACCTACTGGGCAGGTTCGCCCCGTGGTTTGGCGGCGAGCGCGGCGCATCGCGCGTTGTCGTCACTTCGTTCAGCACGGATATCGCCCCCGAGGACGTGCTGCGCGCGGTCGCCGCGCAGCTCTCGTAG
- a CDS encoding acyl-CoA dehydrogenase: MAIANFAPQSVPDAATYVPPVADYAFLLGEAFGTDVVARATGGALSASDAGDALEAAGEFAAEVFAPLDRVGDQQGSQLVDGNVRTPDGFKEAYKSFAEAGWVSASVAEEAGGDGLPGSVTAALSEFWNASNAAFALCPGLSHGAIRAIQANASDEIRAAYLPKLVSGEWTGTMNLTEPQAGSDLGAVRTMARDNGDGSWAVSGQKIFITWGDHDVADNIVHLVLARTEGAPEGHRGLSLFVVPKFTLDAAGAPGERNSVVTVGLEHKLGIHASPTCVLQFEDATGYLVGELNQGLMGMFVMMNEARVGIGVQGLGVADRAYQRALSYAHTRVQGAVLGLPDGTPIAGHPDVRRLLLSMSSRISAMRAFSVLVGDVHDRAESDGTGALAELFVPILKSWLTEQAVHVSSDAVQVHGGMGFIEETGAAQHFRDSRILPIYEGTTAIQSNDLVGRKVLRDGGQTIGQVFAMIREQLQALTATGDTTATRVAERTERAVASAERATQALLGFASSPRDAFAVSVPFQEMLATLVGGWMHATIATAVLGHSERSADDVRRLSEADFYSAHHLAQVHALAETVAAGEIGE; this comes from the coding sequence ATGGCAATCGCAAATTTCGCCCCGCAGAGTGTTCCCGACGCTGCGACGTACGTGCCGCCTGTCGCGGACTACGCCTTCTTGCTCGGCGAGGCCTTCGGAACCGATGTGGTGGCCCGCGCCACCGGCGGCGCGCTCAGCGCCTCAGACGCGGGTGACGCCCTTGAAGCGGCTGGCGAGTTCGCCGCCGAGGTGTTCGCGCCGCTGGATCGCGTCGGCGACCAGCAGGGCTCGCAGCTCGTCGACGGAAACGTGCGCACGCCCGACGGCTTCAAGGAGGCCTACAAGTCCTTCGCCGAGGCGGGCTGGGTGTCGGCCTCGGTCGCTGAGGAGGCCGGGGGAGACGGGCTTCCCGGATCCGTCACTGCCGCGCTCTCGGAGTTCTGGAACGCCTCGAACGCCGCCTTTGCGCTCTGTCCCGGCCTGAGCCACGGTGCGATCCGAGCTATCCAGGCGAACGCCTCTGACGAGATTCGCGCGGCCTACCTCCCGAAGCTTGTGAGCGGCGAGTGGACCGGCACTATGAACCTCACCGAGCCGCAGGCCGGCAGTGACCTTGGCGCCGTGCGCACGATGGCGCGCGACAACGGTGACGGCAGCTGGGCCGTGAGCGGCCAGAAGATTTTCATCACCTGGGGCGACCACGACGTCGCCGACAACATCGTCCACCTCGTCCTCGCCCGCACAGAGGGTGCGCCCGAGGGGCACCGCGGCCTGTCGCTCTTCGTCGTGCCGAAGTTCACACTCGACGCAGCCGGCGCTCCGGGCGAGCGGAACTCCGTCGTGACGGTTGGCCTCGAACACAAGCTTGGCATCCACGCGAGCCCGACCTGCGTGCTGCAGTTCGAAGACGCGACGGGCTACCTCGTCGGCGAGCTCAACCAGGGCCTCATGGGCATGTTTGTCATGATGAACGAAGCGCGCGTCGGCATCGGCGTGCAGGGCCTCGGCGTCGCAGACCGCGCCTACCAGCGCGCGCTCTCGTACGCGCACACCCGCGTGCAGGGCGCCGTGCTCGGCTTGCCAGACGGCACGCCGATCGCCGGTCACCCCGACGTTCGTCGCCTGCTGCTGTCGATGTCGAGCCGCATCTCTGCGATGCGGGCATTCTCCGTGCTCGTCGGCGACGTGCACGACCGCGCCGAATCCGATGGCACGGGGGCACTTGCAGAGCTCTTCGTTCCTATTCTCAAGTCGTGGCTCACCGAGCAGGCAGTGCACGTGTCGTCTGACGCTGTGCAGGTGCACGGCGGTATGGGGTTCATTGAGGAGACCGGCGCGGCGCAGCACTTCCGCGACTCGCGCATCCTGCCCATCTACGAGGGCACCACAGCGATCCAGTCGAACGACCTCGTCGGGCGCAAGGTGCTCCGTGACGGTGGTCAGACGATCGGGCAGGTGTTCGCGATGATTCGCGAGCAGCTCCAGGCGCTCACCGCGACGGGCGACACCACCGCGACCCGCGTGGCAGAGCGCACCGAGCGGGCCGTGGCCTCCGCCGAGCGCGCGACGCAGGCGCTCCTGGGGTTCGCGTCGAGCCCGCGCGACGCGTTCGCGGTGTCGGTGCCGTTCCAGGAGATGCTCGCGACCCTCGTTGGCGGGTGGATGCACGCGACGATCGCGACCGCGGTGCTCGGGCACAGCGAGCGCTCGGCCGACGACGTGCGCCGCCTCAGCGAGGCCGACTTCTACAGCGCGCACCACCTCGCGCAGGTGCACGCGCTCGCAGAGACCGTCGCGGCTGGCGAGATCGGCGAGTAG
- a CDS encoding LysR family transcriptional regulator, whose translation MIDLRQLQALSAVAAEGSVARAAARLGWSQPTVDYHLKNLDRLVGTELTARSSRGSRLTNAGLLMLERGEEILGLADRTLTDVRDLAELGHVRLRFGIFPTAAARILPGIATRLSELGIELDATLAEVMPLVGGVNQHTLDAALVYAAGSYALPLRSEVHTTHVFTDPMLLALPAHHELANIEEFDTATLLQLGSANWVMGSTPGDTLDDLVRELFDETRVKLNVPVRTDDYAVVLGLIAANMGVALVPSLMRSSAPEGVVLRPIADDRFTRELLLAAPAGPAGPSAAVRQLAEAVRRSISALDSKHTVQV comes from the coding sequence ATGATCGATCTCCGCCAGCTTCAGGCACTCAGCGCGGTCGCCGCCGAGGGCTCCGTCGCCCGCGCGGCAGCCCGGCTCGGGTGGAGCCAGCCAACGGTCGATTACCACCTCAAGAACCTCGACAGGCTCGTCGGCACGGAGCTCACCGCGCGCAGCAGCAGAGGCTCCCGCCTCACGAATGCAGGCCTCCTCATGCTTGAGCGCGGCGAGGAGATTCTCGGCCTGGCCGATCGCACGCTCACCGACGTGCGGGACCTCGCCGAACTGGGGCACGTTCGGCTCCGCTTCGGGATCTTTCCGACCGCGGCGGCGCGGATCCTGCCCGGCATCGCCACGCGCCTCTCGGAGCTCGGCATCGAGCTCGATGCCACCCTCGCGGAGGTCATGCCGCTCGTCGGCGGCGTCAACCAGCACACGCTCGACGCCGCACTCGTGTACGCGGCGGGCAGCTACGCGTTGCCCCTCAGGTCAGAAGTGCACACGACCCACGTGTTCACCGACCCGATGCTGCTCGCCCTGCCGGCGCACCATGAACTCGCGAACATTGAGGAGTTCGACACGGCCACGCTGCTGCAGCTTGGCAGCGCGAACTGGGTGATGGGGTCGACGCCGGGCGACACGCTCGACGACCTCGTGCGCGAACTGTTCGACGAGACCCGCGTGAAGCTCAACGTGCCCGTGCGCACCGACGACTACGCCGTGGTACTCGGTCTCATCGCGGCGAACATGGGCGTGGCCCTCGTCCCCTCGCTCATGCGAAGTAGCGCCCCAGAGGGCGTCGTGCTTCGGCCCATCGCCGACGACAGGTTCACGCGCGAGCTGCTGCTTGCGGCCCCCGCGGGGCCCGCCGGCCCGAGTGCCGCGGTGCGGCAGCTCGCCGAGGCCGTGCGGCGCTCGATCAGCGCGCTCGATTCAAAGCACACGGTGCAGGTCTAA
- a CDS encoding aminotransferase class I/II-fold pyridoxal phosphate-dependent enzyme — protein MPIENHVTQQDAPYASALERYADAGPQSLMVPGHGCAPEAGGEHLAKLFGDRAVQLDVPLMLDGIDLGPGSPLAQALELAAGAWGARRTWFLTNGASQGNRTAAFAVRGLGERVLMQRSSHSSFTDGVLLAGLIPAFVAPNVDHDHGIAHGLTPEVLDEALSTEADAGRAVQSVYVVSPSYFGSTADVAGLARVAHSHGAALIVDGAWGAHFGFHDDLPESPVRLGADLVISSTHKLAGSFTQSAMLHMGDTEFADRLEPLVNRSYTMTASTSASALLMGSLDSARHALMNGKEQIGRSIELSEEFRERLRASEYFTVISDDFGDFPDIVSVDPLRIPIDVSRLGKSGHWVRDRMISEYGVYFEMSTATTIVAVIGALATPDIDRVMAGLEAVAAEALESNGGPSELGAFPELPEAGTLRMLPRAAFFAESIVVTAHQAIGQISADTLAAYPPGIPNLVPGEEITEETVTFLQAVASSPTGYVRGAADPLVATFRVVRDPLTASAN, from the coding sequence ATGCCTATTGAGAATCATGTGACCCAACAGGACGCTCCCTACGCGTCCGCGCTCGAACGTTACGCAGACGCCGGTCCGCAGAGCCTCATGGTCCCTGGGCACGGCTGTGCGCCGGAGGCGGGCGGCGAGCACCTCGCTAAGCTGTTCGGTGACCGTGCAGTGCAGCTTGACGTGCCGCTCATGCTCGACGGGATTGACCTCGGGCCAGGATCCCCTCTCGCGCAGGCGCTCGAGCTCGCGGCCGGCGCGTGGGGCGCTCGCCGCACCTGGTTCCTCACGAACGGCGCTTCGCAGGGCAACCGCACGGCTGCCTTCGCTGTCCGCGGCCTCGGCGAGCGCGTGCTCATGCAGCGCAGCTCGCACTCAAGTTTCACCGACGGCGTGCTGCTCGCGGGCCTCATCCCCGCGTTCGTCGCGCCGAACGTCGACCACGACCACGGCATCGCACACGGCCTCACCCCCGAGGTGCTTGACGAGGCGCTCTCGACCGAGGCTGATGCTGGCCGCGCGGTGCAGAGCGTCTACGTGGTGTCGCCGAGCTACTTCGGGTCGACCGCGGATGTCGCTGGCCTCGCCCGCGTCGCGCACTCGCACGGCGCGGCCCTCATTGTCGACGGCGCGTGGGGCGCACACTTCGGGTTCCATGACGACCTCCCCGAGTCGCCCGTTCGGCTCGGCGCGGACCTGGTCATCTCGAGCACGCACAAGCTCGCGGGCTCGTTCACGCAGTCGGCAATGCTGCACATGGGCGACACCGAGTTCGCCGATCGGCTCGAGCCGCTCGTGAACCGCTCGTACACGATGACCGCGTCGACCTCCGCGAGCGCCCTGCTCATGGGGTCGCTCGACTCGGCCCGTCACGCGCTCATGAACGGGAAAGAGCAGATCGGGCGCTCGATCGAGCTCTCGGAGGAGTTCCGCGAGCGGCTTCGCGCGAGCGAATACTTCACCGTGATCAGCGACGATTTTGGCGACTTCCCTGACATCGTGAGTGTCGACCCGCTGCGCATCCCGATCGACGTGTCGCGCCTCGGCAAGAGCGGCCACTGGGTTCGGGATCGCATGATCTCTGAGTACGGTGTCTACTTTGAGATGTCGACGGCCACGACAATCGTTGCGGTGATCGGCGCTCTTGCCACCCCCGACATCGACCGCGTCATGGCGGGTCTCGAAGCGGTTGCCGCTGAGGCACTCGAGAGCAACGGCGGACCGAGCGAGCTTGGCGCGTTCCCGGAGCTTCCGGAGGCGGGCACGCTGCGCATGCTGCCGCGCGCCGCCTTCTTTGCGGAGAGCATCGTCGTGACAGCGCACCAGGCGATCGGTCAGATCTCGGCAGACACGCTCGCGGCGTACCCTCCCGGCATTCCGAACCTCGTGCCCGGCGAGGAGATCACGGAGGAGACCGTGACGTTCCTGCAGGCCGTTGCCTCGTCGCCGACGGGGTACGTGCGCGGTGCGGCGGACCCGCTCGTCGCGACGTTCCGCGTCGTACGCGACCCCCTCACGGCGAGCGCCAACTAA
- a CDS encoding DUF885 domain-containing protein, whose amino-acid sequence MSLERESTAIDQIAEDWVDALTEHDPITGSYIGREGAHARLNDFSPAGSEAVAGVMRDTLAKLREATPADDVDRVTKIDLTAELELSLARHAAGEDLRNLNVIESPSQQVRDIFDIMPSDTEGDWANIAARMAAVPEAMRSYRESLDEGVARGLVPALRQVREVAAQLRRTAGMSPLIQPRGGVPGGAAPGDKPKGFFAELAERAGESVPESLRQDLAKAAGKASEAYAGLANFLDTHLAAHAPEMDAFGRERYELASEVFLGAKVDLDETYEWGVEELRRMVDEQERIAGEILGEKPRPGIVADAIKHLDGDASRKLHGTDALQKWMQETSDRAVAELGATQFDIPEEIRTLECMIAPTQEGGIYYTGPSSDFSRPGRMWWSVPEGVTEFDTWRELTTVYHEGVPGHHLQIGQAVVNSGTLNEWRRQLAGSSGNAEGWALYAERLMEQLGYLDDPADRLGMLDGQRMRAARVVLDIGVHLGKQRPDGGGVWDGDYAFEFLAENVNMNDGFVRFEVLRYLGWAGQAPSYKIGQRIWEELRDEAKGRAESGGGAFDIRDFHREALQLGVTRLDTLQAAMRGQLAD is encoded by the coding sequence ATGAGTCTCGAACGCGAATCTACCGCCATTGACCAGATCGCTGAGGATTGGGTTGACGCGCTCACGGAGCACGATCCGATCACCGGCAGCTACATCGGCCGCGAGGGCGCCCACGCCCGCCTGAACGACTTCTCGCCCGCCGGGTCAGAGGCCGTCGCCGGGGTGATGCGCGACACCCTCGCGAAGCTCCGCGAAGCGACTCCCGCTGACGACGTCGACCGCGTCACGAAGATCGACCTGACGGCCGAGCTTGAGCTCTCGCTCGCGCGTCACGCGGCCGGGGAAGACCTGCGCAACCTCAACGTCATCGAATCACCGAGCCAGCAGGTTCGCGACATCTTCGACATCATGCCGAGCGACACCGAGGGCGACTGGGCCAACATCGCGGCGCGCATGGCCGCCGTTCCCGAAGCGATGCGGTCGTACCGCGAGTCGCTTGACGAAGGAGTCGCGCGCGGGCTGGTGCCCGCGCTGCGCCAGGTCCGCGAGGTCGCGGCTCAGCTGCGCCGCACCGCGGGGATGTCGCCGCTCATTCAGCCTCGCGGCGGGGTGCCGGGCGGCGCCGCCCCGGGCGACAAGCCGAAGGGGTTCTTCGCTGAGCTGGCAGAGCGCGCGGGGGAGTCGGTGCCCGAGTCGCTCCGTCAGGATCTCGCGAAGGCCGCAGGCAAAGCCTCTGAGGCGTACGCTGGACTCGCGAACTTCTTGGACACCCACCTTGCCGCGCACGCGCCAGAGATGGACGCGTTTGGGCGCGAACGCTACGAGCTCGCGTCTGAGGTCTTCCTCGGCGCGAAGGTCGACCTCGACGAGACCTACGAGTGGGGCGTTGAAGAACTGCGTCGCATGGTCGACGAGCAGGAGCGCATTGCAGGCGAGATCCTGGGCGAGAAGCCGCGCCCCGGAATCGTCGCCGACGCGATCAAGCACCTTGACGGAGACGCCTCGCGCAAGCTGCACGGCACCGACGCGCTGCAGAAGTGGATGCAGGAGACGAGCGACCGCGCCGTCGCCGAGCTCGGCGCGACCCAGTTCGACATTCCCGAGGAGATTCGCACCCTCGAGTGCATGATCGCCCCGACGCAGGAGGGCGGTATTTACTACACCGGCCCCTCGAGCGACTTCTCGCGGCCCGGCCGCATGTGGTGGTCCGTGCCCGAGGGCGTCACCGAGTTCGACACGTGGCGCGAGCTCACGACCGTCTACCACGAGGGTGTGCCCGGGCATCACCTGCAGATCGGCCAGGCCGTCGTGAACAGCGGCACGCTCAACGAGTGGCGCCGCCAGCTCGCGGGCAGCTCGGGGAACGCCGAGGGTTGGGCGCTGTACGCCGAGCGCCTGATGGAGCAGCTCGGTTACCTCGACGATCCCGCCGACCGGCTCGGCATGCTCGACGGCCAGCGCATGCGCGCCGCCCGCGTCGTGCTCGACATCGGTGTACACCTCGGCAAGCAGCGCCCCGACGGCGGCGGTGTCTGGGACGGCGACTACGCGTTCGAGTTCCTCGCAGAGAACGTCAACATGAACGACGGCTTCGTGCGCTTTGAGGTGCTCCGCTACCTCGGCTGGGCGGGTCAGGCTCCCTCCTACAAGATCGGGCAGCGCATCTGGGAGGAGCTGCGCGACGAGGCCAAGGGCCGCGCCGAGTCAGGCGGCGGGGCGTTCGACATCCGCGATTTCCACCGCGAGGCACTGCAGCTCGGCGTCACTAGGCTCGACACCCTGCAAGCGGCAATGCGCGGCCAGCTCGCGGACTAG
- a CDS encoding cytosine permease produces MAGLWKDGWRGAPRGSAYRFTEANVSNEELSPSLIERTGIEIVPEGARTARPRDLFWPWFAANVSVFGMSYGSFVLGFGISFWQATAVSVIGIVVSFFLCGVIAIAGKRGSAPTMVLSRAAFGVHGQKVPGIISWLTSIGWETFLAIMAVLATATVITQLGGDGGVAVKLVATIVVAALIVVASVLGYHTIMKMQSILTWITGAVTVLYIVLAAPHIDLAAVMAIPAGSAGNVIGALVMVMTGFGLGWINIAADWSRYQRRDASDGSIILWNTIGGALAPVILVVFGLLLAGSDPELMDAVGSDPIGALATLLPVWVLIPFLLTAVLALVSGAVLGIYSSGLTLLSLGIRIPRPAAAGIDGLILTAGTIWVVFFAEGFLGPFQSFLITLGVPLAAWAGILIADILRRKRDYDEVALFDARGRYGSWDWVSVAIFAVASAIGWGLVTNGFAADAPWNNWQGYLLGFIGGKDGDWAYANLGVFFALVFSFVVAWFARAGRIHKQEMIGR; encoded by the coding sequence ATGGCCGGTCTCTGGAAAGATGGTTGGAGGGGAGCTCCACGGGGGAGCGCCTACCGCTTCACGGAGGCCAACGTGTCCAACGAAGAACTATCGCCCTCACTGATTGAGCGCACGGGTATCGAGATCGTGCCCGAGGGCGCCCGCACCGCGCGGCCCCGTGACCTGTTCTGGCCGTGGTTCGCGGCGAACGTCTCGGTGTTCGGGATGTCGTACGGCTCGTTCGTGCTTGGCTTCGGCATTTCGTTCTGGCAGGCGACCGCCGTCTCCGTGATCGGCATCGTCGTGTCGTTCTTCCTGTGCGGTGTCATCGCGATCGCGGGCAAGCGCGGGTCGGCGCCGACGATGGTGCTGTCGCGCGCGGCGTTCGGCGTGCACGGCCAGAAGGTGCCCGGCATCATCTCCTGGCTCACCTCGATCGGCTGGGAGACGTTCCTCGCGATCATGGCGGTGCTCGCGACCGCGACGGTCATCACGCAGCTTGGCGGCGACGGCGGGGTCGCAGTGAAGCTCGTCGCGACGATCGTCGTCGCCGCGCTCATCGTCGTCGCCTCCGTGCTCGGCTATCACACGATCATGAAGATGCAGTCGATCCTGACGTGGATCACGGGCGCCGTGACCGTCCTCTACATCGTTCTCGCGGCGCCACACATCGACCTTGCCGCTGTCATGGCGATCCCCGCCGGGAGCGCCGGGAACGTCATTGGGGCGCTCGTCATGGTGATGACAGGGTTCGGCCTTGGCTGGATCAACATCGCCGCCGACTGGTCGCGCTACCAACGTCGCGACGCGTCAGACGGTTCGATCATCCTGTGGAACACGATCGGGGGCGCGCTCGCGCCCGTGATCCTCGTCGTCTTTGGCCTGCTGCTCGCAGGCTCCGACCCGGAGCTCATGGACGCCGTTGGAAGCGACCCGATCGGCGCCCTCGCGACACTGCTGCCGGTCTGGGTGCTCATCCCGTTCCTGCTCACCGCGGTGCTCGCGCTCGTCTCGGGTGCCGTGCTCGGCATCTACTCGTCGGGGCTCACGCTCTTGAGCCTCGGGATCCGGATCCCGCGCCCCGCCGCCGCGGGAATCGACGGGCTGATCCTCACCGCGGGAACGATCTGGGTCGTGTTCTTCGCGGAGGGCTTCCTCGGGCCGTTCCAGAGCTTCCTCATCACGCTCGGGGTGCCGCTCGCTGCGTGGGCCGGGATCCTGATCGCGGATATTCTTCGCCGGAAGCGCGACTACGACGAGGTGGCGCTGTTCGACGCGCGCGGCCGCTACGGATCGTGGGACTGGGTCTCGGTCGCCATCTTCGCGGTCGCTTCGGCGATCGGCTGGGGGCTCGTGACGAACGGCTTCGCCGCCGACGCCCCGTGGAACAACTGGCAGGGATACCTGCTCGGGTTCATCGGGGGCAAGGACGGCGACTGGGCGTACGCGAACCTCGGCGTGTTCTTCGCGCTCGTGTTCTCGTTCGTCGTCGCGTGGTTCGCGCGGGCGGGCAGGATCCACAAGCAGGAGATGATCGGGCGGTAG
- a CDS encoding DEAD/DEAH box helicase, translating into MTYTNAGSTQHRVTTQTFADLGVPALIAHALEKNGKTSPFPIQRDTLPDTLKGRDVLGRGRTGSGKTIAFGIPIIANLAGGEEGIAAHAAAKKRQPSRPRAIVLAPTRELVTQIAETLKMLGDPAGIKVTTIFGGIPQRRQEAALEAGVDVVVAAPGRLDDLLNQGVLTLDGVEITVLDEADHMADMGFLPVVTRIMNKTPKKGQRLLFSATLDNGVDNLVKRYLHDPIMHSVDSAESPVPQLTHHVFEVSGKGQKDALIEALASGTARRILFTRMKHQAKKLAKQLTAAGIPAVELQGNLSQNARDRNLAEFVSGEAKVLVATDVAARGVHVDGVDLVVHIDPPVEHKAYLHRSGRTARAGNEGDVVTIVLPEQRGEMRQLMRAAKINVTPLQVNPMAQSVDREVLDLIGDVAPRVDPKLTEQRRAEAQAAQQRAAGHNPAGSGSSTGANAKRKRSRRGGGGGQGGQGSTTGGQGGQRSGGQRGGQGQRGGQGGQRSGGQGGRPGGGRPGGQGGPRRQGGGQRSA; encoded by the coding sequence ATGACATATACCAACGCAGGAAGTACTCAACACCGCGTGACCACTCAGACTTTCGCCGATCTCGGCGTGCCCGCACTCATCGCCCATGCGCTTGAAAAGAACGGCAAGACTTCGCCGTTCCCGATCCAGCGCGACACTCTCCCCGACACGCTCAAGGGCCGAGACGTGCTCGGCCGCGGCCGCACCGGCTCGGGGAAGACCATCGCCTTCGGCATCCCCATCATCGCGAACCTCGCGGGTGGCGAAGAGGGCATCGCGGCCCACGCCGCCGCGAAGAAGCGTCAGCCCTCGCGGCCGCGCGCCATCGTGCTCGCGCCGACCCGCGAGCTCGTCACCCAGATCGCGGAGACCCTCAAGATGCTCGGCGACCCCGCCGGCATCAAGGTCACCACGATCTTCGGTGGTATCCCGCAGCGCCGCCAAGAAGCCGCGCTCGAGGCCGGCGTCGATGTTGTCGTCGCAGCGCCAGGCCGCCTCGACGACCTACTCAACCAGGGCGTGCTCACGCTCGACGGCGTCGAGATCACGGTGCTCGATGAGGCCGACCACATGGCTGACATGGGCTTCCTTCCCGTCGTCACCCGCATCATGAACAAGACGCCGAAGAAGGGCCAGCGGCTGCTGTTTAGCGCGACCCTCGATAACGGCGTCGATAACCTCGTAAAGCGCTACCTTCACGACCCAATCATGCACTCCGTCGACTCGGCTGAGTCGCCCGTGCCGCAGCTCACGCACCACGTTTTCGAGGTATCGGGCAAGGGCCAGAAGGATGCTCTGATCGAGGCGCTCGCGAGCGGCACGGCCCGCCGCATTCTTTTCACGCGGATGAAGCACCAGGCGAAGAAGCTTGCGAAGCAGCTCACCGCGGCCGGCATCCCCGCCGTCGAGCTCCAGGGCAACCTGTCGCAGAACGCCCGCGACCGGAACCTCGCCGAGTTCGTCTCGGGCGAGGCAAAGGTGCTCGTCGCAACCGACGTCGCGGCTCGCGGCGTCCACGTTGACGGTGTCGACCTCGTCGTGCACATCGATCCCCCGGTCGAGCACAAGGCGTATCTGCACCGCTCGGGCCGCACCGCCCGCGCCGGCAACGAGGGTGACGTCGTCACGATCGTGCTCCCTGAGCAGCGCGGCGAGATGCGCCAGCTCATGCGCGCGGCAAAGATCAACGTCACGCCGCTCCAGGTGAACCCGATGGCGCAGAGCGTCGACCGCGAGGTCCTCGACCTCATCGGCGATGTCGCGCCCCGCGTGGATCCGAAGCTCACTGAGCAGCGCCGTGCCGAGGCGCAGGCCGCGCAGCAGCGCGCAGCGGGCCACAACCCGGCTGGATCAGGGTCGTCGACCGGTGCGAACGCGAAGCGCAAGCGCTCGCGCCGCGGTGGCGGTGGCGGACAGGGCGGTCAGGGATCAACGACCGGCGGTCAGGGCGGACAGCGCTCGGGCGGTCAGCGCGGTGGCCAGGGGCAGCGCGGCGGCCAGGGCGGACAGCGCTCGGGCGGCCAGGGCGGACGACCCGGCGGCGGCCGGCCAGGCGGCCAGGGCGGCCCACGTCGCCAGGGCGGCGGCCAGCGCAGCGCCTAA